The window CTGAAAGAGCTAGAAGAAAAGTAATAAGAATGTTATTCTACGATCAAACTATACATGTGGGTTCTTCTCTAAGTAGTATAGAAATATTGACCACTCTATTTTATAGATATGTGAAGGATGGAAAAGATCCTATAAATAGAGACTGGTTCATATTAAGCAAGGGTCATGCAGCTCCAGCACTTTATGCTATAATGTCAGAGAGAGGATTAGTCAGTGACGATGACTTATGGAAAATTCAAGATATCTCAGGAATGTTGCAAGGACATCCAGAGACGTTCATACCTGGTGTTGATATGTCAACAGGAAGCCTTGGTCAAGGATTAAGTTTTGGAATTGGTGTGGCACAAGGAATTAAAATGAGAGGAGGATCTGGTAGAGTTTATGTGGTTATGGGAGACGGTGAACAGGATGAAGGTCAAATATGGGAGGCAATGACACATGCAGTTGCAAGAAAATTAGACAATTTGATTGCGTTTGTAGAGATTAATGGATTCCAGTTAGATGATTCCACTGGTAGTGTAAAACCAAAGGAATTTCTACCTGACGTATGGAGGTCAGTAGGCTGGAAAGTGCTCAATTGTGATGGACATGATTTCATAAGCCTTATCTCTACAATAGATGAAGCAATAAAGGCTAAAGCACCAGTTGTAATATTTGCAAACACGGTTAGAGGGAAAGGTTTCCCAGTTATAGAAAATACCAAAAAACAGAGGTCGAGTCCTGATGATGCAAGGAAATATCTACTCAATGCGTGATACATTCGGCAAATTACTAGTCGAAATGGGAGAGAAGCTAAAGGATATAGTAGTGATAACTGCTGATGTTGGTGACTCAAGCAGAGCGTCCTATTTCAAGGAGAAATTTCCTGATAGGTACTTTAATGTTGGTATCTCAGAGCAGGACATGATAGACTTTGCAGCAGGTCTTTCAGCAACAGGATTTAAACCAGTTGTTGTGGATTTCGCAATGTTTTTAATGAGAGCATGGGAGCAAATTAGGAATGCTGTAGCCAGGATGAACTTGGATGTGAAATTCGTGGTTACACATTCAGGGTATAGTGATAGTGGGGACGGATCAAGTCATCAGTGTCTTGAGGACATATCATTAATGAGAGTATTACCTAATATGAAGGTAATAATACCTGCAGACCCAGCAGATATAAAGAGAAGTTTTCCCGTGATAATGGAAGAACTAAGAGGACCGTTATACTATAGAGTAGGAAGAGAGTATTCACCATCAATTACTGATGGTTTAGAATATGATTTCAAATTGGGCAAAGCTTACGTCCTTAAAGAAGGAGATGATGTTACAATAATGGGTGCAGGTGTGGTTCTCTGGGACGCATTAAGGGCTGCAGAGGAACTTGAAAAGAAGGGAATAAGTGCGTCGGTGATTAACCTGTTATCAATAAAACCAATCGATGAGCAAACCATAGAATATTATGCCAGAAAAACAGGAAGGATTGTCACCATTGAGGAGCACAGTATCTATGGAGGCATAGGCTCTGCAGTGTCTGAGGTGGTGGTTAAGAGATACCCAGTTCCTATGAGGTTTGTTGGGGCTACTGGTTTTGGAAGGAGTGCAAGGAGTCAGAGAGACTTACTGGACTTTTACGGAATAAATTACAAATCGATAATAAGTTCCGTAATGGAGTTGTTGAAATGAATGAACTAGAAGAGTTGAGAAAAGAAATAGAGGAGATAGATAGTCAAATTTTAAGTTTAATCGCAAAAAGGCTTCAGGTTTCTTCTATGATAGGAGAGGTTAAAGGTAGGATGGGTTTTAACGTTACGGATGAAAAAAGGGAGGAATATGTTAAGGAATATTGGACTGAGAAGGGTAGAAGACTAGGAATTCCAGAATCCTTAGTCTCATCTGTTCTCACTAACCTAGTTTCTTACTCAAAGATGTTTCAAGTTAAAGACTCGAAGAAGAGAAGAGTCACAATAATAGGATATGGTGGAATGGCAAGATCCTTATCATCTCTCTTTCATCTTTCTGGTCATAATGTGGTAATTACAGGCAGAGATAAGAGAAAGGCTGAGAGACTTGCAAATGAATTTAAGTTTGTCTATATGGAAGAAAAGAGTGCACTGGACTGGAGTGAATATGTTATACTTTCGATTAGTCCCAGTGGACTGGACTACGCAGAGAGTGTTTTAAGATATGCTAAAGAAAAAGTTGTGATGGATATTTTTTCTACTAAATCTAATACATTTCGAACACTTCAGACCCTATCTGAACAGTTCTCATTTGAGTATATTTCAACTCATCCTCTTTTTGGTCCTATTTTATATCCGGTAGGGGAGAGAATAGCTGTGATACCCTCCCAGAAATCCACGAGAACACAAGAGGTTATAGAGTTTTGGAGAAAGTGTGGTTTAGTACCTGTCTTGACTACTCCAGAGGAACATGACAAAGTTATGGCTATAGTCCAAGTTTTGGCTCATTTCTACATGTTAGGTCTGTTACGAAGCTCAAACACGTTAAAGAAGGAGTTGGAAGTTGGTAATAAAATAGATGAATTACAGACTACTAATTTTAGAGAGATAGGTAAGATATTAGATAGAATTAACTCCTTACTCCCCGTTATTTTGGAAATTCAGAAGGATAATCCTTATGCCCATAAGGTGAGAGATTTAGGTATGAGAGAACTTCAAGATGTTTTGAAAAGTCTAGGTGAGTGAAACATGCTCCTAATTCTTAAACAAAACGCAAATTACTCTTCATTAAAAGAAAAACTAAATAATTCGTCTGCTTCATATAAGTTTCTAGATCTATACGGTAAAAAACTTGTAGTTACCTGGCCTGATACTTATGTAGAAAACATAAAGGATGAGAGCATAGAGATAGCTGTTAAAAGTAAGCGTCAATTTCCACTAGTGAGCAATGAATGGAAAAAAGATCCCACTATTGTTAAAGTTAAGGATGTAGAAATAGGTGGGGACAGGTTAGTTGTTGCTGCAGGACCATGCGCAGTTGAGGACGAGGAACAAGTCTTAACTGTTGCCAAGGCTGCCAAAAGAGCTGGAGCAAAGCTTCTGAGAGGAGGTGCTCTAAAGCCCAGAACCAATCCCTACTCATTTCAAGGACTAGGGGAGAGAGGGTTAGAGATACTCAGAAAGGTAGGAGACCAAGTTGGACTCCCTGTAGTTTCAGAGATAATGGATACTAGGCAAATAGACATGTTCAAAAAGTATACTGATATGCTCCAAATTGGTGCTAGAAATGGTCAGAACTTCGATTTACTTAAGGAAGCTGGGAAATCTGGGATGCCAGTATTATTGAAGAGGGGTTTAGGTAACACAGTAGATGAGTGGCTACTAGCGGCTGAGTATTTGCTTTTGGAGGGTAATGGTAACGTGGTATTATGTGAAAGAGGGATTAGGACATTTGAAAAGGCTACGAGATTTACTATGGATATAGGAGGGATGATAGCTGCTAAATTACAAACTCATTTACCCATATGTGCAGATCCAAGTCACCCTGCAGGTAAAAGAGAATTAGTTCATTCCCTTGCCTTAGCTGCTGTTGCTGCTGGTGCAGATATGTTATTAATTGAAGTTCATCCAAATCCCGAGAAGGCACTTAGTGATTCAGAGCAACAATTAACACCAGACTCATTCGAACTACTAATGAATAGGATAAGAGCTTTAGCTAATGTTCTAGGTAGAAAGGTATGATAAGATTTAGTGAGAGTATTACCTCTCAACAGGATATAGATGTAGTAGTTGGAGAAAACGCATTAAGTTATCTGAAAGAAATACAAGATAAAAAAGCCATATTTTACTCAAGTAGCGTGAACATAGATTTTATTAAACCTCATCTTAAGGGAGAATATACCCTAGTTCCCATCAAGGACGGGGAGGAAGCAAAGGATATTCAGTATTCACTTGAGCTCCTAAAGGTTCTATTTGAAGGAGGTTTTGATAGAGGGGACTATGTAATTGCAATTGGTGGAGGGTCTGTAACGGATACTATTGGTTTTATAGCCTCCACGTATATGAGAGGCTTAAATCTAATCAATGTTCCCACCACCCTTCTTGGAATGGTGGATGCTGGAATAGGTGGAAAGAATGGAGTCAATTTTGGCAGAATTAAAAACATCATTGGAACTTTCTATCAGCCTAGAGCAATTATTGCAGACTTGAGGTTTTTAATATCATTACCCTCAGAGGAGGTTAGGAAAGGTCTAGCAGAGGTCATAAAATATGGTTTAGTGTTAGATAAAGAATTGTATGACTTCCTTGCTCTAAATAAGAATTCAGTGTTAAGCAAAGACCCTGAATCGTTGGAGTATGTTGTACAGAGATCCATACAGGACAAGCTGAGTGTGGTTAAGGAAGATGAGAGGGAGACAAAGGGAGTTAGAATAGTTTTGAACTTTGGTCATACTATTGGGCATGCTATTGAAGCTGGATCAGGATTTAGTATACCTCACGGTTATGCAATATCTGTGGGTATGGTCTGCGAGGCTAAAATAGCTGAGGAGATGGGCTATTCTGAGGAAGGGGTAGTTGAAGATACTGTGTGGATACTTTCACACTATAACTTGCCAATTAGTATTGATGAGTTGTCCTCTAAGATTGACCTCAAAGAGGCTTTGTTTGCACTATCAAAGGATAAGAAAGTGAGAAATGGAGTACTATTGATGCCCTTTCCCACAAGGATAGGAGATTGGAAAAGAGTGGAAGT is drawn from Sulfolobus acidocaldarius SUSAZ and contains these coding sequences:
- a CDS encoding transketolase, whose translation is MGERDGIPISLEELNKLKEIAERARRKVIRMLFYDQTIHVGSSLSSIEILTTLFYRYVKDGKDPINRDWFILSKGHAAPALYAIMSERGLVSDDDLWKIQDISGMLQGHPETFIPGVDMSTGSLGQGLSFGIGVAQGIKMRGGSGRVYVVMGDGEQDEGQIWEAMTHAVARKLDNLIAFVEINGFQLDDSTGSVKPKEFLPDVWRSVGWKVLNCDGHDFISLISTIDEAIKAKAPVVIFANTVRGKGFPVIENTKKQRSSPDDARKYLLNA
- a CDS encoding transketolase, producing MMQGNIYSMRDTFGKLLVEMGEKLKDIVVITADVGDSSRASYFKEKFPDRYFNVGISEQDMIDFAAGLSATGFKPVVVDFAMFLMRAWEQIRNAVARMNLDVKFVVTHSGYSDSGDGSSHQCLEDISLMRVLPNMKVIIPADPADIKRSFPVIMEELRGPLYYRVGREYSPSITDGLEYDFKLGKAYVLKEGDDVTIMGAGVVLWDALRAAEELEKKGISASVINLLSIKPIDEQTIEYYARKTGRIVTIEEHSIYGGIGSAVSEVVVKRYPVPMRFVGATGFGRSARSQRDLLDFYGINYKSIISSVMELLK
- a CDS encoding 3-dehydroquinate synthase; this translates as MIRFSESITSQQDIDVVVGENALSYLKEIQDKKAIFYSSSVNIDFIKPHLKGEYTLVPIKDGEEAKDIQYSLELLKVLFEGGFDRGDYVIAIGGGSVTDTIGFIASTYMRGLNLINVPTTLLGMVDAGIGGKNGVNFGRIKNIIGTFYQPRAIIADLRFLISLPSEEVRKGLAEVIKYGLVLDKELYDFLALNKNSVLSKDPESLEYVVQRSIQDKLSVVKEDERETKGVRIVLNFGHTIGHAIEAGSGFSIPHGYAISVGMVCEAKIAEEMGYSEEGVVEDTVWILSHYNLPISIDELSSKIDLKEALFALSKDKKVRNGVLLMPFPTRIGDWKRVEVPIETLKGFAEQCLK
- a CDS encoding 3-deoxy-7-phosphoheptulonate synthase → MLLILKQNANYSSLKEKLNNSSASYKFLDLYGKKLVVTWPDTYVENIKDESIEIAVKSKRQFPLVSNEWKKDPTIVKVKDVEIGGDRLVVAAGPCAVEDEEQVLTVAKAAKRAGAKLLRGGALKPRTNPYSFQGLGERGLEILRKVGDQVGLPVVSEIMDTRQIDMFKKYTDMLQIGARNGQNFDLLKEAGKSGMPVLLKRGLGNTVDEWLLAAEYLLLEGNGNVVLCERGIRTFEKATRFTMDIGGMIAAKLQTHLPICADPSHPAGKRELVHSLALAAVAAGADMLLIEVHPNPEKALSDSEQQLTPDSFELLMNRIRALANVLGRKV
- a CDS encoding chorismate mutase produces the protein MNELEELRKEIEEIDSQILSLIAKRLQVSSMIGEVKGRMGFNVTDEKREEYVKEYWTEKGRRLGIPESLVSSVLTNLVSYSKMFQVKDSKKRRVTIIGYGGMARSLSSLFHLSGHNVVITGRDKRKAERLANEFKFVYMEEKSALDWSEYVILSISPSGLDYAESVLRYAKEKVVMDIFSTKSNTFRTLQTLSEQFSFEYISTHPLFGPILYPVGERIAVIPSQKSTRTQEVIEFWRKCGLVPVLTTPEEHDKVMAIVQVLAHFYMLGLLRSSNTLKKELEVGNKIDELQTTNFREIGKILDRINSLLPVILEIQKDNPYAHKVRDLGMRELQDVLKSLGE